Part of the Portunus trituberculatus isolate SZX2019 chromosome 46, ASM1759143v1, whole genome shotgun sequence genome, CCTCATGTCTCCTATTAACAGCCACGGTTTGGCACTGACACTGTCCCACTGTCACTGCTCCTCACGTGTCTCTAGGCTCTTGAGTCGCCTGTCCCTTAGCCTCCACCTGTTCAGCATCACAAGGAAACACCAGCCTGCGGGCACTGATCAGTACTCACCTTGGCCGCGCCGCGCTGCAccgctcctcctcactcactcactcacgcagcGACGCACGCCTTGCCCGCGGCGGTCACGAGCAGACTGCCTGTCCCTTGACGGCTGACACTGACTGAGGCCTCGAGGGTAGCGGGCAGCCCGCACCGCTGACTCACTGCTGccaccaacgagagagagagagagagagagagagagagagagagagagagaaactggaggtAGATACGAGTGCGTAAGAAAACGAGCTGAGGTAAAATGAGACCCGAGAttcgtaaccaccaccaccaccacctcctcctcctcctcccttcctcctcctcctcctcctcctcccttcctcctcctcctcctcctcctcctcctcctcctcctcctcctcctcctcctcctcctcctcctcctcctttattctctatagacgaccactactaccgccatcccctcttctctttctcctcacaaCTATCCTTcgtccacttctcctccttgtcctttcttTAAAGATgcattaccactgctactgccaccatcaccaccaccaccactctcctccaccaccagcgtCACGTCAAGGAACAAGCTTTCCTGTATTAACGGTGTCGTGTGCTTGTTGGAGAGTGGGGGAAGACATGGTGCATGGCTGTGGTGCTCAATGATGTTGATGGTCGTGGTATCATAGATGTGCTAGACGTGATGTTTTCAATggcagtggtgctggtggtggtggtggtggtgatgttggtgatcgTGTATGGAGCCTGCATTTTACTCTCTAAGACTATTATGATGCATGGTAATAATGGCACTAGAtatacacacatttctttctcctctcacctctctcctttcactcacataCTCTCATTCCCGTATTCTCTTCCTATATAATTACCTCTACTTGCCCTAactctttatctcccttcactcttacctccttttcttttcccatcacttcctctcccctcccctgcaCAGTACGCTACATCacacaggcagggagaggcTATGGCAGGCAGAACACGGGACATACTAAGTACTATGTAACATCAAAACACTTAACTTTCAATTATGGATCATCCTTTGGATCTCTGTTTTGGGATTGGCACCATAGTGAgccattttttcccttactttctttttgctCCTTTCTTGCCTCTCAGGCTTCGTCTCACATGAAAATATttatctatgaaaaaaaaagaacacttgaAAATGTTATACCGCAGGTTACCACGTGTGCACATTAAGAGTtagaaatagaaacaataagAGACATATTGCAATCTGCGAGGCGGCCTTACATAAAGAGTACAAGgttaagatagaaagatagacattgACAGTTACAAATGGGATCAACAAAAGACACATTGCAGTCACCGAGGCGGCACCGAGGGtttcccagccagccagccggccGGCCGTCCCTCAAGGCCAGGCAGAGTAACGCCACTCGGCAGCGGATGACCCAAGCCCAGTCCTGTTAAGATTGATGGTCGCTCATCACCGACCGTGCCGTGTAGGGTAAGCAGGtgcgtcctgtgtgtgtgtgtgtgtgtgtgtgtgtgtgtgtgtgtgtgtgtgtgtgtgtgtgtgtgtgtgtgtgtttctctgtgatTGCATCACGTGTCATACTTAACAGgtacattaaagaaaaatatatattgaatttGAAAGTGGAACtgaagtgaaagtgaaagtaGTTAAAGAATGAAATAGTTTCAGTAATCAGGTTATTAGTGTCGcatcaatagggagctttaaaggaagactatacaaatttatggatgggaatgACAGATGACAATACGTATAGGCATGTGTTTTTTGGTAACGTCGAATCGCGGCGATGGAGGCAAGGGAGGAGCGGAAGATTTCTTGTTTCATCTTGTAAGCGCGGCGTTACATTCAAAGCATAACATTTCTTCCTATGTTCGTGCGAACTATTAAAATTTATCTCGCTACTAAAAGTTGAGCCGCTTCCCACAGTTTTGAGAACTGCTGTTGTAGACGAAGCACCAATGTTCTCTATGTTGCCTGCGCTCTCACCGATTATGAACGAAACTAGCAATGCAGCACACCTCATGCCCCATGTATATCTCACCACGCCACATCCATGCTTATTACTATTTGTCTGTGGTACTCAGGCTATCAAGGCTATTACCTTAGGCAAGCTCAGGTCTGGCTTTGAGTCCTCACTGGGGCCGGACGATCTGCATAAACACTTAAGAAGATGAGCAGGTGTGAAGTGAAGGTAGGAAGAAAATTGTAGAGAATAGAATTGATTCGTGACACGAGAAGTGTACGCatgatatgaatatatataaatataatttaGTTCATAGAATACTCACGCATCAACTTTCTCTCTTTAGAATCACTTGTTCTAACCTACCCTTAAAGATAAGATTGGTGAATTCATACAGAAGTGTTTGATTATGTCCCGCCAACCTGAAACAGCAAAGATGATTTTTCGTTAAAATATTTCGGTGTGAAAGATACTGAGATTGCTGCTCAGCTATTGTACAGAAAGTTACTCTATAATGAGATCAGTAGGGACAATGTATATTTAGCATGGCAGTGGGCGGTCGGGTGGCCAAAGCGCAAGGCAGGGGGACGATGGGAAGTGGTAGGTGAggtggggaggtgagggggagcTGGCCCGAAGACCGAGGCGGGCAGGACATCGCGATTCACTTGAGAAGGTGATAGTGTTTGAAAACTTTTGCTTTCATCTCCAAGTCACTAATAGTGTATCCATGCATGTTGTGGTGCATGTGGTGCATACACACTGTACGCCCTTGATCTTAGTGCATCTATTATCTATTACGTAAGTGAACCTACACACGaaaaaagatcagaaaaaaaTGTCTGCGAGGTCCGAGTGTTATCTTGCTGTAATCTCGATAAGGGACAATTTACATGGAGAGAGTGTTCAAGATAACgctcagtgtcagtgtgttGTCGGCGAATCTGAGTGAGAGCGAGTGTGTCAGTGGAGGGATTTCTAAATAActgtgaaaagagaagagaaaaatacatgtaatatatgttgtgaatatttttttccctacaaAAGTACACCGCATTCCAATCTTCTTTGGGCAAGACCTATTAGTCTGGTGGTGGAAACTCAGTCGTAAGATCAACCGTCCCTCTTATGGCTCCTCCTTGAATGGAGTGGACTGgaactgtattctgaaacgcttcggaCTCATCATCACGGTCTTGTGCAGCAGGAGGCGGCGAGATGCTGGGCGGCGGGGCTGGTGACCGCGCCGCGTCCGCCAGGAGTGTCCAGCTCATCATGTATGTGGTGGGCTTCCTGGTGAGTGAAGTGTGCCTGGCCTGGTGTTAACTCTTGGTATACTATGAGGCTTGGGCGTCTTGCAGGTACTGTGAAGCTGCCTGACGAGCGCACACATGCAGTCTCTACCTAAATATATATGTTACCAAATTAGTAATgcacaataaaaacaatgctGTCCTGTCTGTGACCGTAATAGTACAGTGATTTCAGTGATTTATTGTTTTCACTAAGTACTCTCATGTGCTCTACTGCATTGCATGACTATTATCATGGTGAGCTGATCTGAAACACGTTAATTTATCTTCTGGGCTGCTTCTGGGGATCACCACGTCATTACAACAGATCAACCCTTTCCAACGAGCTCTGCCTTCACTACCTTCTTCAGCCACATTTTTTACAAGCATGTCTTACTGCATCCATAAACCatttttcaactctctctctctctctctctctctctctctctctctctctctctctctctctctctctctctctctctcctgtggaTCAGATCCATCTCCAGCATCCTAACTCGTCACGGCGGAGCACACTCACACCAAATCCAGGGGAAGAGACGAGGAGTATTTATGTAAGAAAGAACTCTATCACTGTTCATGTTCACGTGCTGCCTCGTAGTGCGGCGTGGCTGAGCTTCAAGTCCCTTCCTTACAGCAGGTGATGCTTTGTGTTGCAGGACCTGGCTGGAGTGATGATCGTTATTCCAATGTTCGTGACACATTTGCGGCACCTTGGCCTGTCGCCGCTCATGAATGGCGCCATCCGATCCTTCTACGGCGTGCTGCAGCTTGTGTTCTCGCCgctcgtggtgtgtggtggtagggAGGTGCTGGTTTCCTTTAGTAGACTTATAATGCAGTTAGACTGTAAGTGATAAGTGAAAATTTGTAGGTGCTAAACAAGAACTGCCATTTGtagcttcctttatttgttaCGCTCATGTTTCAGTTATGGGTTTAATGATTCATGAGTATCGTGGTGAGGTAATGTTTAGGGATGGGGAGCATGACACAGGCCTTCATGGCTGTGTGTCCATCTGTGAGTCCACCACGTAGAGAATGAATGTAATCAGTTCGATATCACAACCATTAAGTAATCAGCAAAATATCGTAACattacacacccacactcctTTATCACAACCCACACTCCCCATCATACATTTGTGTAATTTCTGAAGAACAAATATGAATGCAGCAAAAAGACACGTGGCTAAACTGTCATTTCTAAACTACAAGCATGCATCGATACACAGAATTAGCAGATTGTTTAAGTGGCATTTCTAagccaagggaaaacaagtcTGAATATATACAGTGCAATTCCTGACTCTCATCGCGTCTGTCTGTGCTGCAGGGTCGGTGGAGTGACCGGTACGGGAGGCGTCCTCTGCTAGTGATATGCCTGGGGGTGTCTGCCCTCAGCTACCTGGTTCTTGGTTCCTCGGCCTCTATCTGGGTCGTCATTGGATCCAGAATTGTCACTGGTATGTTTCCAAGTATTCATACACATTACATCGGTCATCGTTAGCAGTATCTGAAATTATTCTCTAATAAACAATCAAAAGCCCTGCACACTGCATGACATCACTGACGGTAATCTTTCGTTGCTCATCACAAACCGGATACATCATACCTTTGAAGAAGATTGCTTCATATATATTCACGATATCCAACTGTTAACATTTACAAAATAAGGCAAGAAGTCAGTCATCAGGCTTATACGTAGCAGCCCCTTATATAAAACATGCCCATCTACTGTCACCCGTTACTCCTTTCTATAAAGATGCAGTCTAATCTTCATTACCGCAGTGCTCGTCTTATTGGCAGTTTGCTGTCATTATTCACAGTTGAGCCCTATCACGGCCTTCCTGTTTGGATTGGATCTGTGTCGGTGCATTAGTTTCTGACGTAAAAATTGTTTTATTCGATGCAGGAATCTTCAAGCACAGTACAACATTGTGTAAGTCTGTGCTAGCGGACGTCACGCCTCCCGAGGACAGACCAAAGGTGATGGGCAAGTTCAATGGCGCCATGGGCATCGCCATCATCCTCAGCCCGGCCATCGGGGGTGAGTGTCACCGGCGCTGCACTGCACTGGTTCAAAGAGTGCTTCATTATGACACTCTTTCCAGGAACCGTCATTgttgcatgcatgtatgtacagTGTCCTTGTAAGGACCAAAAACCATAACTTTTGTTTGGAATCTTACAAGATATAAGTACGTTAACATTACATAAAGAACACTGTAAATATTGAATAAATTCAATGTTTTCATTGATAACATTGCCAATATCAGGAGATCCATTAATATTTTAGCATActgatacatgtgtgtgtgtgtgtgtgtgtgtgtgtgtgtgtgtgtgtgtgtgtgtgtttataataaATACATTATGTGAACTACGTAGCTATATACAAACATGCACACCAGCCGTGCAGCCTTGAGCTGTCCCATGCACGTAGTCTTCGGCTCGCCAACGATCATGAATAATCAGGCAGTTTGCGATGCttcacttcatttcttctttcacttcttcctgaTGTTAGAGTGTGTGGGGGCGCGGGGGATGGGTAGCTGACAGGCTACTCGCTACTTTCAGGTCATCTGGCTCACCTGGACAACGGGTTCGCCATTGTGTGCAGTGTGAGCAGTGTCATCTTCCTCGGCAATTGCGGTAAGTTAAACTGGCCAATCATATACGTACTGTTCTGTGTCTTATGAGAGAAACTGATTACTTATTTCACCGTATCATATTTTATTCCACAATAGTCAGTTCCGAAATTAGTAAGTTAAGATTATGGGGATGTTTGAGAATGCAATCCCAGTCATGCCAAGCGTGTCCTACAGTGGTGTGCCTTGGCCTCCTGCCGAACGAGTTGCCACTCCACGCTCGGCGGCCTGATGGAGATCCGTCAAAGAAAGACATCACAACCACACCTCGGAATGAATGGCTCTCATTGCTGTATGAAGTTGAGTGGAAGGTATTCGGTGACATTTTTGTGGTGGATTTCTTCCTGACATTTGCTGCCTATGCCTACAGGGCAAGTTTTGTTTTGATAATTGACCAGATGTTCGCCGTGAGTCCCTCCACAATTGGCTACATCATCTCTTTCCAGGTAACAGtcatcccttttctttattctaaatTAGTTGAGATCGAATGTGATAGACTAGAGCCAACACTGATTTTGTTTGAAGGAGCGTTTTGTATCCGATGACGAAGTTGGTACTTCTGTATCGCACCTTTCTTGGGGATTAGAATTACGCTGTTTCAGACGTCATTCTTCTGAAGTTCTCTTTGTAATTTTCAAATGGGTTTTGCACTCCAATACCTCCTTATCAGCCAACCACAGCGTCTCACACAACTTTCCTATTCTAACATATAacattcaatatatatatatatatatatatatatatatatatatatatatatatatatatatatatatatatatatatatatatatatttttttttttttttttaagttccaGTAACATTACTGTTATGCCGCGGTGTTCCCAACAGGGTGCTATCGGAGCAGTGGCAGGATTCTTGGCGGGCCGATTGTCGCGATTTCAAGGTAGCTCCCAGATGGTGCTATTCAACAGCGCGTTAGTGCAGGCTGTCTCTCTCCTCGGGCTTACCTTCGCGCCCTCCATCCTGCTCATTGTCATGTTGCTGGTGCCCCTGAGCGTGAGCGCGACCCTCATTcacaccgccacctccaccctcATCATTGACCGCTGTGTCCCATCCAAGGTATTGCTGCAAGTCTCGCACgagtttttttcattcactcatacCTCTTTGTATTATGGCTCATCACAGTTCTAATGATCTTGAATAATTGTCATAGATTGGTTCAGTGACTGGCGTGGCCCAGGGCATCCCCGCTATCGCTGGCATGACAACCCCAGTGCTGGCAGGCCTGGCGCAGGAGGCTGGAGTGCGCGGGCCCGGCGTGCTGGCTTCGGTGGCAGCCTTCGTCGGTGCTGCAGCAGCAGGCTGGGCAGCTCACTACAGGCACACCACCAGGAAGACAGGGACATAGGTTATGTAAGGTGGCGGATCTCGGATATCTGTAAATGTAAAGATTAAACTGTAGATATTGAGGTGTTATTCATTAGCCTTATATAACCTAAAGCCATGTAGATATTTTTTATGCCTGCCACCCCATCTCGACCAACTTGTCAatttcttttgattttatttatttaatcataCTGATGCTCAAGTATCTTAagaaatatcttatttattttacttagaaCAGTAGAATGGGGGGGCCGCCGTGCTGCAGTGGGATCGCGTGCGCTTTGTGGgccccagggttctcaagcgcacgggttccaatcctggccacggtcagAGGTTAGAAAGGGCATCCATTCtgggtaacggttcccaaatgccaaaaccaaagtcctcctgactcctctgtTAGGAGGCACCGTCTTAGCCCCAATGTAATAGGGAAGCCGGAcgtataaacgaaaaaaaaaaaaagtaattgggAAGTCTACcataaaaaatatcaagaacttTCATAGAGAATTTTTACTACtcatttctgagagagagagagagagagagagagagagagagagagagagagagagagagagagagagagagagagagagagagagaatttcttctacaacacataacataaataataggataacaaagggccaccagggcccatctaggttatcctgtatcagtcgcacagcgacctcgtcatcagtacttaaagatacacttacaagtacacaatacattatatactaagaGAGAAGAGGTACAAGATTCAAAGTTCATTCAATATTtgtaaggaagaatgagagaaaaaaaaaacttgtaagaTTACATAACTGAACAAAAATTACATTTCCTTAAaaagtcagttagaggagaataAAGTAAATATGCTCAATTTCTATAGGATAGAgtgaaaaatgtgagagaagCCAATAAAAAGTTTGATGTGTATATTTATGTACTGTAGAAAAGAAGCAAACTTGTCATTAAGACAAAGATCAAAGCGTGCTGGGCCAACCTTCAGCTTCTCGCGCGTAAACGTGAGGTGTACAGCGGTGTGGTGTGCTGTTTACCTCTATATACTGTGCTGTTCTGGTTActctgcctcacacacacacacacacacacacacgccgccacATATTCCAGGAGGTGGCCTGACTAAGGGTGAGTGTGTGCAGTATTGGGGACGTGGCCAGTGATATAGGTGGTAGTCGAGGGAAGAACCAGGTGAAAACTGCCAGGCAAACCCACCAACCATCACTACATGATTAAGTTCAGGGGTGGGGAGACTGCCTAGCTTAACCAGTGAGTTAGCAACAAGGTTTTCTAATGAAGATTGTCAGTCTTAACTTTGCGGGCTATGTGTGGTGTGGCGAAGTTTTCGTTGCAAGTGTACTGGCTTAGCTTGCTTCGCCTTGTGTGCCAAATGCGCTCCCCTTAGACAGTAGTTTGGTGTTGCTGAGCACTCCGAAAAACTCAATGGTTTGGAAGGATCGTAAAGCTGTGTCCTGTTATTCATGAATTTTAAATCTGTGTGCTTCTTACATCAGAATATACCAGTTTTATATATaaaggttttcttttttctttcttttagtgcTTAAGATTTTCCGTATATATCCTTAGGATGGGTGATACTATGTGATATGTGTCACATTATTTTTAAATATGGAATTTCATAATGAATTAATACTAAAGCATAAGAGACATGCTTAGCTCAGTAggttatttcatgttttttattatcttgCTTTAGCATTGTTGTTGAAGACAGACAAGCTACACACTAAGATGGCAGAGCGGCCAGAGGATCTGAACCTGCCCAATGCTGTCATCACGCGCATCATCAAGGACATGTTGCCGGAGGGTGTGGCCGTGGCCAAGGAGGCGCGCTCTGCCATTGCCCGTGCTGCCTCGGTGTTTGTATTGTTTGCCACCTCATCAGCAAACAACTTGGCTcagaaacacaagaagaagacaGTCAGTGCTCAGGACACATTCTTAGCCTTGAAAGAGATGGAGTTTGATAAATTCATTGAGCCACTACAAGAAAGTTTAGAAGGTAACAGATTTTTTCATACAGTGAGAAACAGCATGAAAGATAGGTACTCATTGGGTATGAAACCGTTCCATAATTAGTTGAAACTGAACTGAAATTTGTCTTCATTATAGGACtcctacttttctcctctcccttttctctttctccataacCTGTACCCTACAGTTTCATGTCTCACTGTAGTATTACTAAACCTGTAAAGCTTAGATTGTGAGATTTTGCTTTATTCAAGTAGTAAAGGTTAAGATTAATCCTCCTGCATTGTTAAGGATTATAAAATTATAACTTTGTTAACTTATTTGGAGTTTAAGTTATCATTGGTACCAGGAGTTTATTATGAAAGTTTATTGAATCAGCATTCTATGTAATATATAAGTATACAGTTTGTAGCATTGTATTGTAGGTAATTTATGATTATTATGCATATTGTTTTAGATTTCACAtagttttgtattttcatttcagttTACAAAAGAtctcaacaaaacaaaaaagaacagaaagaagcaAAGGCCAAAGCAAAGAAAGCTGAAGAAGCAGATAAAAACTCAGGCAGTGTTGAAGACAACAGTGAGGATGGCGACGTGTCCAACACGATGGAAGCTTCATTGACGacggataaagaaaatgatgatgtgaTGGAAATAGCAGAATAGTACCAGTCAAATATTCTATTGCCAATAGTGTGAGACAACCTCTTTGTACTACATTTGTATGTGctttagattttttatttagttgttCAAGCATATTTAACTGTAATTGAATAATGACAAGTACAATGTCTTCAATAAGGAATAGTATTTTGTATGTAGTTatttcatcattgtcatcattatcttcatcctcttcaaaTTTCCAGTTTCCAGTAGACAGGCTGAGATTACTGGCAATGTTCAGTGGTCATTGGTGGTATCTGTACAAACTGAGTGATTTGTTGGACGTTGGAATTGTGAAGGGGAACACTCAGATTGTTTGTCAATATTAATAAGATTGTGAAAAAGTGTTTTACGAGTGAAAATGAAGGTGCTGATGGGAATGTTACTTGAATGGAAGAATATTATCAAGTACAGCTTTGAAAGACTAGTAATAGAGGCCAAATCCTGAACAAGCCAGAAAGAATTGGTTGggtaggaagaggtggaagctCTACTGCCCTGATCATCCCTCCTTGAGAAAGGAATGTGTCAGAGAGAAATATTGGTAGTGTCAGGTAGACAGTCTCATAAGCTTCTGTATGGAAGGTTGTATCCATAATATACCTCTCCCCATGTAGACCTAAGAGCTAAAGTACATGTTAAGTTGTActaaaaattgtgtgtgtgtgcgtgcgtgcctgcctgcctgcc contains:
- the LOC123520251 gene encoding major facilitator superfamily domain-containing protein 9-like isoform X3, translating into MLGGGAGDRAASARSVQLIMYVVGFLDLAGVMIVIPMFVTHLRHLGLSPLMNGAIRSFYGVLQLVFSPLVGRWSDRYGRRPLLVICLGVSALSYLVLGSSASIWVVIGSRIVTGIFKHSTTLCKSVLADVTPPEDRPKVMGKFNGAMGIAIILSPAIGGHLAHLDNGFAIVCSVSSVIFLGNCVVCLGLLPNELPLHARRPDGDPSKKDITTTPRNEWLSLLYEVEWKGAIGAVAGFLAGRLSRFQGSSQMVLFNSALVQAVSLLGLTFAPSILLIVMLLVPLSVSATLIHTATSTLIIDRCVPSKIGSVTGVAQGIPAIAGMTTPVLAGLAQEAGVRGPGVLASVAAFVGAAAAGWAAHYRHTTRKTGT
- the LOC123520251 gene encoding major facilitator superfamily domain-containing protein 9-like isoform X1 is translated as MLGGGAGDRAASARSVQLIMYVVGFLDLAGVMIVIPMFVTHLRHLGLSPLMNGAIRSFYGVLQLVFSPLVGRWSDRYGRRPLLVICLGVSALSYLVLGSSASIWVVIGSRIVTGIFKHSTTLCKSVLADVTPPEDRPKVMGKFNGAMGIAIILSPAIGGHLAHLDNGFAIVCSVSSVIFLGNCVVCLGLLPNELPLHARRPDGDPSKKDITTTPRNEWLSLLYEVEWKVFGDIFVVDFFLTFAAYAYRASFVLIIDQMFAVSPSTIGYIISFQGAIGAVAGFLAGRLSRFQGSSQMVLFNSALVQAVSLLGLTFAPSILLIVMLLVPLSVSATLIHTATSTLIIDRCVPSKIGSVTGVAQGIPAIAGMTTPVLAGLAQEAGVRGPGVLASVAAFVGAAAAGWAAHYRHTTRKTGT
- the LOC123520251 gene encoding major facilitator superfamily domain-containing protein 9-like isoform X2; its protein translation is MLGGGAGDRAASARSVQLIMYVVGFLDLAGVMIVIPMFVTHLRHLGLSPLMNGAIRSFYGVLQLVFSPLVVCGGIFKHSTTLCKSVLADVTPPEDRPKVMGKFNGAMGIAIILSPAIGGHLAHLDNGFAIVCSVSSVIFLGNCVVCLGLLPNELPLHARRPDGDPSKKDITTTPRNEWLSLLYEVEWKVFGDIFVVDFFLTFAAYAYRASFVLIIDQMFAVSPSTIGYIISFQGAIGAVAGFLAGRLSRFQGSSQMVLFNSALVQAVSLLGLTFAPSILLIVMLLVPLSVSATLIHTATSTLIIDRCVPSKIGSVTGVAQGIPAIAGMTTPVLAGLAQEAGVRGPGVLASVAAFVGAAAAGWAAHYRHTTRKTGT
- the LOC123520251 gene encoding major facilitator superfamily domain-containing protein 9-like isoform X4, with protein sequence MAPSDPSTACCSLCSRRSWCVVGRWSDRYGRRPLLVICLGVSALSYLVLGSSASIWVVIGSRIVTGIFKHSTTLCKSVLADVTPPEDRPKVMGKFNGAMGIAIILSPAIGGHLAHLDNGFAIVCSVSSVIFLGNCVVCLGLLPNELPLHARRPDGDPSKKDITTTPRNEWLSLLYEVEWKVFGDIFVVDFFLTFAAYAYRASFVLIIDQMFAVSPSTIGYIISFQGAIGAVAGFLAGRLSRFQGSSQMVLFNSALVQAVSLLGLTFAPSILLIVMLLVPLSVSATLIHTATSTLIIDRCVPSKIGSVTGVAQGIPAIAGMTTPVLAGLAQEAGVRGPGVLASVAAFVGAAAAGWAAHYRHTTRKTGT
- the LOC123520118 gene encoding DNA polymerase epsilon subunit 3-like — translated: MAERPEDLNLPNAVITRIIKDMLPEGVAVAKEARSAIARAASVFVLFATSSANNLAQKHKKKTVSAQDTFLALKEMEFDKFIEPLQESLEVYKRSQQNKKEQKEAKAKAKKAEEADKNSGSVEDNSEDGDVSNTMEASLTTDKENDDVMEIAE